A window of the Megalopta genalis isolate 19385.01 chromosome 2, iyMegGena1_principal, whole genome shotgun sequence genome harbors these coding sequences:
- the LOC117224039 gene encoding solute carrier organic anion transporter family member 3A1 isoform X1: MASTSGHKRNGSSSSMFAHKRTESGGGFIGHKRSESGHKRAESISSAFGHKRSESGHKRNESGGGFGHKRSESGSNYHAGHRRNESMYAMTGLYAETAGTVADEATDPLQATGSRLTHDTVIRCHSRNPSSGLVDHRDFIIKCHSRNPSASMVDRTEKERPQTPPFNPDSKDCGILSCRPAFIQRFAGIKVFVFLLSFLVTLQQALSSGYINSVITTIEKRFEIPSSLSGVIASSYEIGNVITVIFVSYLGSRRHIPVWIAIGAVIMGLGSMIFMVPHFTAEPNLMTAANNSSSDNICRGVSLREQDMGLGRLSSGLSSPPLAPHNNLRGDNCIQGSPSTAGPVMLFVLAQLLLGCGGSPLFTLGTTYIDDHVRPESASLYIGCMYSMAAFGPVLGFLLGAYLLSFHMDSFSGTIISIDPGDHRWVGMWWGGFLLCGLLLILVAIPFFSFPKTLQREKEKIRIIEKNKSSSQKEKEQCKEPKKEKLDDSGYGKDVKDIPRSMWRLMCNPVYVVTCLGACMELVIVSGFVVFLPKYLETQFSLGKSQASVFTGSIAIPGACIGIFFGGCLLKRLELRPKGAVQFVLVSNIICLVCYGLLFFLGCDNVKMAGTTIPYFNSSTKGPEPFQVNLTAACNFGCECRMTDVEPVCGNNGLTYFSPCHAGCTAFSSKSNFTNCACIHGNLTMLPPAAPEFAEVTVVPVATAGPCTSPCRTIFPFLILLFFMTFIVAITQMPLLMIVLRSVSEEERSFALGMQFVIFRLFGYIPAPILFGNLIDSTCLLWKSTCGEKGGRCLLYDIEQFRYRYVGLCAGIKILALALFLIDWWLVRRRRQLEDQAPSFTVNEFVGSIISLDKLFEEKPHHHMVEDGTIPNSETATPSSVSSPTEPTKSTNLEETGSSNQTQDSTESANRSKSAMDVEVPDTRQAPLALEEPDVEVKPLTGKPMENHTRNV; encoded by the exons ATGGCGTCCACCAGCGGGCACAAGAGGAACGGCTCGAGTTCGAGCATGTTCGCCCACAAGCGCACCGAGTCCGGCGGCGGTTTCATCGGCCACAAACGCTCGGAGAGCGGTCACAAACGGGCCGAGAGCATATCCAGTGCCTTTGGCCACAAACGATCCGAAAGTGGCCACAAGAGGAACGAGAGCGGCGGCGGTTTCGGGCACAAAAG GTCCGAGTCTGGCAGCAATTACCATGCCGGGCATCGAAGGAACGAGAGCATGTACGCCATGACGGGGCTGTACGCGGAGACCGCGGGAACGGTCGCCGACGAAGCCACAGACCCGTTGCAGGCAACCGGCAGCAGACTGACTCACGACACCGTCATCAGGTGTCACAGTAGGAATCCCAGTTCTGGCCTCGTGGACCATAG AGATTTTATCATCAAATGTCACAGCAGGAATCCCAGTGCTTCCATGGTGGACAG GACGGAGAAGGAGAGGCCGCAGACACCGCCGTTTAATCCGGACTCGAAGGACTGCGGGATCCTGAGCTGCAGACCGGCCTTTATACAGAGATTCGCCGGAATAAAG GTGTTTGTGTTCCTCCTATCGTTTCTCGTCACGTTGCAACAGGCACTTAGTTCAGGTTACATAAATTCTGTGATCACAACCATAGAGAAAAGGTTCGAAATCCCGTCCAGTCTGTCCGGCGTCATCGCGAGCTCTTACGAGATCGGGAACGTCATTACCGTCATCTTCGTCAGCTACCTCGGCAGCCGCCGACACATACCAGTTTGGATTGCGATTG GCGCCGTAATAATGGGACTCGGATCGATGATCTTTATGGTGCCGCACTTCACGGCCGAGCCTAATTTGATGACGGCTGCGAACAACTCCAGCTCTGACAACATTTGCCGGGGCGTATCCTTGCGTGAACAGGACATGGGACTTG GTCGCTTGTCGTCCGGATTATCATCTCCTCCGCTGGCACCACACAACAATTTAAGAGGCGATAATTGCATTCAAGGATCCCCATCCACTGCTGGCCCTGTTATGTTATTTGTACTTGCTCAGTTATTATTAGGCTGCGGTGGTTCCCCTCTGTTTACTCTTGGTACCACTTACATAGACGATCATGTTCGTCCGGAGAGTGCTTCTTTATATATCG GTTGTATGTACAGCATGGCAGCATTCGGACCGGTATTGGGTTTCCTTCTCGGAGCTTACTTACTAtcatttcacatggattccttTTCCGGGACTATTATCAGCATAG ATCCAGGCGACCACAGATGGGTCGGCATGTGGTGGGGTGGATTTCTGCTTTGCGGTCTGCTCTTAATCTTGGTCGCGATCCCGTTCTTCAGTTTCCCGAAAACGTTGCAACGcgagaaagagaagatacgcATTATCGAGAAGAATAAATCGTCGtcgcagaaagaaaaagagcagTGCAAAGAACCGAAGAAGGAGAAGCTGGACGACAGCGGTTACGGAAAGGACGTGAAAG ATATACCAAGGAGCATGTGGAGGCTGATGTGCAATCCGGTGTACGTGGTGACCTGTCTGGGCGCCTGCATGGAGCTGGTGATCGTTTCCGGTTTCGTGGTATTCCTGCCGAAGTACCTCGAGACGCAATTCAGCCTGGGCAAGAGCCAGGCGAGCGTGTTCACCGGCTCGATAGCGATACCTGGCGCCTGCATCGGCATCTTCTTCGGCGGATGTTTGCTCAAACGTTTAGAATTAAGACCGAAGGGCGCGGTCCAGTTCGTCCTCGTCTCAAACATCATATGCCTGGTCTGCTACGGCCTCCTGTTTTTCCTCGGCTGTGACAACGTGAAAATGGCTGGGACCACTATTCCGTACTTTAACAGCAGCACGAAGGGCCCCGAGCCCTTCCAAGTAAACCTCACTGCCGCATGCAACTTCGGTTGCGAGTGTCGAATGACGGACGTCGAGCCTGTCTGTGGAAACAACGGTCTGACCTACTTCAGTCCTTGTCATGCGGGTTGCACTGCCTTCAGCTCGAAATCGAATTTCACTAACTGTGCAT GTATACACGGAAACCTAACAATGTTGCCGCCAGCAGCTCCGGAATTTGCGGAAGTGACAGTGGTGCCGGTAGCAACTGCTGGCCCATGTACTTCACCGTGCAGGACTATATTTCCTTTCTTAATATTACTTTTCTTTATGACCTTCATCGTCGCTATCACGCAGATGCCATTACTGATGATAGTGTTAAG GTCGGTCTCCGAAGAGGAGAGATCGTTCGCGTTGGGCATGCAGTTTGTAATCTTTCGACTGTTCGGTTATATACCAGCTCCTATTTTATTCGGTAACTTAATCGACTCCACGTGCTTGCTTTGGAAAAGCACCTGCGGGGAGAAAGGCGGCCGGTGTCTGCTCTACGACATCGAACAATTTAGATACAG ATATGTCGGTCTCTGTGCCGGCATTAAGATTTTAGCTTTGGCGCTGTTCCTCATCGACTGGTGGCTGGTCAGAAGGAGAAGACAGCTGGAGGATCAAGCGCCATCTTTCACTGTGAATGAATTCGTAGGGTCAATTATCAGTCTTGACAAAT TGTTCGAAGAGAAACCGCACCACCACATGGTGGAGGACGGCACAATTCCGAATTCGGAGACGGCCACGCCGTCTTCGGTGTCTTCGCCCACGGAGCCCACGAAGTCGACGAACCTCGAAGAGACCGGTTCGTCGAACCAGACCCAGGACTCGACGGAATCTGCGAACCGGTCGAAGAGCGCGATGGACGTTGAAGTACCGGACACGAGGCAAGCCCCTCTCGCTCTCGAAGAGCCAGATGTTGAGGTGAAACCTCTGACTGGTAAACCAATGGAGAACCACACCAGGAACGTTTAA
- the LOC117224039 gene encoding solute carrier organic anion transporter family member 3A1 isoform X2, translating to MASTSGHKRNGSSSSMFAHKRTESGGGFIGHKRSESGHKRAESISSAFGHKRSESGHKRNESGGGFGHKRSESGSNYHAGHRRNESMYAMTGLYAETAGTVADEATDPLQATGSRLTHDTVIRCHSRNPSSGLVDHRTEKERPQTPPFNPDSKDCGILSCRPAFIQRFAGIKVFVFLLSFLVTLQQALSSGYINSVITTIEKRFEIPSSLSGVIASSYEIGNVITVIFVSYLGSRRHIPVWIAIGAVIMGLGSMIFMVPHFTAEPNLMTAANNSSSDNICRGVSLREQDMGLGRLSSGLSSPPLAPHNNLRGDNCIQGSPSTAGPVMLFVLAQLLLGCGGSPLFTLGTTYIDDHVRPESASLYIGCMYSMAAFGPVLGFLLGAYLLSFHMDSFSGTIISIDPGDHRWVGMWWGGFLLCGLLLILVAIPFFSFPKTLQREKEKIRIIEKNKSSSQKEKEQCKEPKKEKLDDSGYGKDVKDIPRSMWRLMCNPVYVVTCLGACMELVIVSGFVVFLPKYLETQFSLGKSQASVFTGSIAIPGACIGIFFGGCLLKRLELRPKGAVQFVLVSNIICLVCYGLLFFLGCDNVKMAGTTIPYFNSSTKGPEPFQVNLTAACNFGCECRMTDVEPVCGNNGLTYFSPCHAGCTAFSSKSNFTNCACIHGNLTMLPPAAPEFAEVTVVPVATAGPCTSPCRTIFPFLILLFFMTFIVAITQMPLLMIVLRSVSEEERSFALGMQFVIFRLFGYIPAPILFGNLIDSTCLLWKSTCGEKGGRCLLYDIEQFRYRYVGLCAGIKILALALFLIDWWLVRRRRQLEDQAPSFTVNEFVGSIISLDKLFEEKPHHHMVEDGTIPNSETATPSSVSSPTEPTKSTNLEETGSSNQTQDSTESANRSKSAMDVEVPDTRQAPLALEEPDVEVKPLTGKPMENHTRNV from the exons ATGGCGTCCACCAGCGGGCACAAGAGGAACGGCTCGAGTTCGAGCATGTTCGCCCACAAGCGCACCGAGTCCGGCGGCGGTTTCATCGGCCACAAACGCTCGGAGAGCGGTCACAAACGGGCCGAGAGCATATCCAGTGCCTTTGGCCACAAACGATCCGAAAGTGGCCACAAGAGGAACGAGAGCGGCGGCGGTTTCGGGCACAAAAG GTCCGAGTCTGGCAGCAATTACCATGCCGGGCATCGAAGGAACGAGAGCATGTACGCCATGACGGGGCTGTACGCGGAGACCGCGGGAACGGTCGCCGACGAAGCCACAGACCCGTTGCAGGCAACCGGCAGCAGACTGACTCACGACACCGTCATCAGGTGTCACAGTAGGAATCCCAGTTCTGGCCTCGTGGACCATAG GACGGAGAAGGAGAGGCCGCAGACACCGCCGTTTAATCCGGACTCGAAGGACTGCGGGATCCTGAGCTGCAGACCGGCCTTTATACAGAGATTCGCCGGAATAAAG GTGTTTGTGTTCCTCCTATCGTTTCTCGTCACGTTGCAACAGGCACTTAGTTCAGGTTACATAAATTCTGTGATCACAACCATAGAGAAAAGGTTCGAAATCCCGTCCAGTCTGTCCGGCGTCATCGCGAGCTCTTACGAGATCGGGAACGTCATTACCGTCATCTTCGTCAGCTACCTCGGCAGCCGCCGACACATACCAGTTTGGATTGCGATTG GCGCCGTAATAATGGGACTCGGATCGATGATCTTTATGGTGCCGCACTTCACGGCCGAGCCTAATTTGATGACGGCTGCGAACAACTCCAGCTCTGACAACATTTGCCGGGGCGTATCCTTGCGTGAACAGGACATGGGACTTG GTCGCTTGTCGTCCGGATTATCATCTCCTCCGCTGGCACCACACAACAATTTAAGAGGCGATAATTGCATTCAAGGATCCCCATCCACTGCTGGCCCTGTTATGTTATTTGTACTTGCTCAGTTATTATTAGGCTGCGGTGGTTCCCCTCTGTTTACTCTTGGTACCACTTACATAGACGATCATGTTCGTCCGGAGAGTGCTTCTTTATATATCG GTTGTATGTACAGCATGGCAGCATTCGGACCGGTATTGGGTTTCCTTCTCGGAGCTTACTTACTAtcatttcacatggattccttTTCCGGGACTATTATCAGCATAG ATCCAGGCGACCACAGATGGGTCGGCATGTGGTGGGGTGGATTTCTGCTTTGCGGTCTGCTCTTAATCTTGGTCGCGATCCCGTTCTTCAGTTTCCCGAAAACGTTGCAACGcgagaaagagaagatacgcATTATCGAGAAGAATAAATCGTCGtcgcagaaagaaaaagagcagTGCAAAGAACCGAAGAAGGAGAAGCTGGACGACAGCGGTTACGGAAAGGACGTGAAAG ATATACCAAGGAGCATGTGGAGGCTGATGTGCAATCCGGTGTACGTGGTGACCTGTCTGGGCGCCTGCATGGAGCTGGTGATCGTTTCCGGTTTCGTGGTATTCCTGCCGAAGTACCTCGAGACGCAATTCAGCCTGGGCAAGAGCCAGGCGAGCGTGTTCACCGGCTCGATAGCGATACCTGGCGCCTGCATCGGCATCTTCTTCGGCGGATGTTTGCTCAAACGTTTAGAATTAAGACCGAAGGGCGCGGTCCAGTTCGTCCTCGTCTCAAACATCATATGCCTGGTCTGCTACGGCCTCCTGTTTTTCCTCGGCTGTGACAACGTGAAAATGGCTGGGACCACTATTCCGTACTTTAACAGCAGCACGAAGGGCCCCGAGCCCTTCCAAGTAAACCTCACTGCCGCATGCAACTTCGGTTGCGAGTGTCGAATGACGGACGTCGAGCCTGTCTGTGGAAACAACGGTCTGACCTACTTCAGTCCTTGTCATGCGGGTTGCACTGCCTTCAGCTCGAAATCGAATTTCACTAACTGTGCAT GTATACACGGAAACCTAACAATGTTGCCGCCAGCAGCTCCGGAATTTGCGGAAGTGACAGTGGTGCCGGTAGCAACTGCTGGCCCATGTACTTCACCGTGCAGGACTATATTTCCTTTCTTAATATTACTTTTCTTTATGACCTTCATCGTCGCTATCACGCAGATGCCATTACTGATGATAGTGTTAAG GTCGGTCTCCGAAGAGGAGAGATCGTTCGCGTTGGGCATGCAGTTTGTAATCTTTCGACTGTTCGGTTATATACCAGCTCCTATTTTATTCGGTAACTTAATCGACTCCACGTGCTTGCTTTGGAAAAGCACCTGCGGGGAGAAAGGCGGCCGGTGTCTGCTCTACGACATCGAACAATTTAGATACAG ATATGTCGGTCTCTGTGCCGGCATTAAGATTTTAGCTTTGGCGCTGTTCCTCATCGACTGGTGGCTGGTCAGAAGGAGAAGACAGCTGGAGGATCAAGCGCCATCTTTCACTGTGAATGAATTCGTAGGGTCAATTATCAGTCTTGACAAAT TGTTCGAAGAGAAACCGCACCACCACATGGTGGAGGACGGCACAATTCCGAATTCGGAGACGGCCACGCCGTCTTCGGTGTCTTCGCCCACGGAGCCCACGAAGTCGACGAACCTCGAAGAGACCGGTTCGTCGAACCAGACCCAGGACTCGACGGAATCTGCGAACCGGTCGAAGAGCGCGATGGACGTTGAAGTACCGGACACGAGGCAAGCCCCTCTCGCTCTCGAAGAGCCAGATGTTGAGGTGAAACCTCTGACTGGTAAACCAATGGAGAACCACACCAGGAACGTTTAA